The following coding sequences are from one Sciurus carolinensis chromosome 11, mSciCar1.2, whole genome shotgun sequence window:
- the LOC124959069 gene encoding olfactory receptor 5B17-like, translating to MGNNTEVSEFILLGLSSAPELQLPLFIMFTLIYLVTLAGNLGMMTLILLDSRLHTPMYIFLSNLSLVDFCSSSAVTPKVMAGLLMEDKVISYHACAAQMFFFAGFATVENYLLTLMAYDRYVAVCKPLHYSTIMTSPLCARLALGCYAIGLVNASVQIGDTFCLSYCVSNVVHHYFCDIPAVMTLTCSDKHIAELILVLVSTFNVIFAFLVISISYLFIFATILKMHSASGYRKALSTCASHLTAVSIFYGTVIIMYLQPSSSHSMDTDKIASVFYTMIIPMLNPVVYSLRNKEVKSAFKKLIQKAKSSLGSVL from the coding sequence ATGGGGAATAACACGGAGGTGAGTGAGTTCATCCTGCTGGGACTGTCCAGTGCTCCAGAGCTGCAGCTTCCCCTCTTCATCATGTTCACTCTCATCTACCTCGTCACCCTGGCTGGGAACCTGGGGATGATGACATTGATCCTGCTGGACTCGCggctccacacccccatgtacatTTTCCTCAGCAACCTGTCTCTGGTGGACTTTTGTTCCTCCTCAGCTGTCACTCCCAAGGTCATGGCTGGGTTGCTTATGGAAGACAAGGTCATCTCCTACCACGCCTGTGCTGCTCAGATGTTCTTTTTTGCAGGCTTTGCCACCGTAGAAAATTACCTCCTGACCTTGATGGCCTACGATCGCTACGTGGCAGTGTGCAAACCCCTGCATTACTCCACCATCATGACGAGCCCCCTGTGTGCTCGTCTGGCCCTAGGCTGCTATGCCATCGGTCTGGTGAATGCTTCTGTGCAAATTGGAGACACGTTCTGCCTCTCTTACTGTGTGTCCAATGTGGTCCATCACTACTTCTGTGATATTCCAGCTGTCATGACTCTGACTTGCTCTGACAAGCACATTGCTGAACTGATTCTTGTTCTCGTGTCAACCTTTAATGTCATTTTCGCATTTCTTGTTATCTCAATTTCCTACCTATTCATATTTGCCACTATTTTGAAGATGCACTCAGCTTCAGGGTACCGGAAGGCTCtgtccacctgtgcctcccacctcactgctGTCTCCATTTTCTATGGGACTGTCATCATCATGTACTTACAGCCCAGCTCCAGCCACTCCATGGACACAGACAAAATCGCCTCTGTCTTTTATACCATGAtcatccccatgctgaaccctgtggtctacagcctgaggaacaaggaggtcAAGAGCGCATTCAAAAAGCTTATTCAAAAGGCAAAATCTTCTCTAGGTTCTGTCCTTTAA
- the LOC124959070 gene encoding olfactory receptor 9I1-like, with translation MAKNNLTRVAEFVLTGFTGHPNLEMPLFLLFLSFYLVTLLGNLGMVVLIQVDVQLHTPMYFFLSHLSLIDACYSSVITPQILATLATGKMVISYGCCAAQFFFTICAATECFLLAVMAYDRCVAISNPLLYAVAMNPRICWSLVLGAYVCGMSGAILRTTCTFSLSFCEDNQINFFFCDLPPLLKLACGDTMNAEIIIVFFGNFVILANALAILISYLLIIKAVLRVKSAGGRAKTFSTCASHLTAVALFFGTLIFMYIRSGSGNSLEEDKVVSVFYTVVIPMLNPLIYSLRNKDVKAAIKKVTSRFQVSQSG, from the coding sequence ATGGCCAAGAATAACCTCACCAGAGTAGCTGAGTTCGTTCTCACAGGCTTTACTGGTCATCCGAACCTGGAGATGCCCCTTTTCCTGCTCTTTCTCAGTTTCTATCTTGTCACCCTTCTGGGGAATCTGGGGATGGTGGTTCTCATCCAAGTGGATGTCCAGCTCCACACCCCAATGTACTTCTTCCTGAGCCACCTCTCCCTGATAGATGCCTGCTACAGCTCAGTCATCACCCCTCAGATCCTGGCCACACTGGCCACAGGCAAAATGGTCATCTCCTATGGCTGCTGTGCTGCCCAGTTCTTCTTCACCATCTGTGCAGCCACAGAGTGTTTCctgctggcagtgatggcctatgaccgctgtGTTGCTATTAGCAACCCACTGCTCTACGCAGTGGCCATGAATCCCAGAATCTGCTGGAGTTTGGTGCTGGGAGCCTATGTCTGTGGGATGTCTGGGGCCATCCTGAGAACCACATGcaccttctccctctctttctgtgaGGACAACCAGATCAACTTCTTCTTCTGTGACCTCCCGCCCCTGCTGAAGCTTGCCTGCGGTGACACAATGAACGCTGAGATCATCATTGTCTTCTTTGGCAACTTTGTGATTTTGGCCAATGCCTTGGCCATCCTCATTTCCTACCTGCTCATCATCAAGGCCGTTTTGAGGGTGAAGTCTGCAGGTGGCAGGGCCAAGACTTTCTCCACATGTGCCTCCCACCTCACCGCCGTGGCCCTTTTCTTTGGGACACTGATCTTCATGTATATACGAAGCGGCTCAGGCAACTCGCTGGAGGAAGACAAGGTGGTGTCCGTCTTCTACACTGTGGtcatccccatgctgaaccctctgatctacagcctgaggaacaaggatgtgaaagCTGCCATCAAAAAGGTCACCAGTAGATTCCAGGTGTCCCAGAGCGGGTAG